One part of the Micrococcus sp. 2A genome encodes these proteins:
- a CDS encoding alkaline phosphatase D family protein, with translation MSETPRPQSTARRTVLATGAAASAVLLLPASAGAAPGRSGRAASRHSGLVSSRLTLPSGVATGDVSSNSAVLWARSSGTSRLRAVLRAVDESGQVLRGRFEHGVTLRSGWVSGQTDHTAKIVAGRLPSGTRFEVTYAFEDELGRLGESAVAHFTTAPGTRFGKKTTAAQSFVWTADTAGQGYGINPEIGGMRGYAAMHATKPDFFLHSGDTIYADNPIPETVEVKGEPTWRNITTEETSKVAETLNEFRGRHRYNMMDVNLREMYADVPVIAQWDDHETTNNWWPGEVLEDPRYTQVRDVDTLAARARRAWQEYMPIADGRALRGGDGFEPARIHRKISRGPSLDVFALDMRTFKGENTPGLEQTETPILGEEQLQWLIRELRASTATWKVIANDLPLGLVVPDGKGQESISNAEHGAPLGRELELARLLKAIKDHGVKNVVFLTGDVHYCAAHHYSPERAAFTDFEPFWEFVAGPINAGSFGPNALDGTFGPRLDFEAHGPVMGSPRTGEHQYFGHVEIPEDGRAFRVRLINAQGTTVYSRTLTAR, from the coding sequence ATGAGCGAGACACCGCGTCCCCAGTCCACCGCCCGCCGCACCGTCCTGGCCACCGGCGCCGCCGCCTCGGCCGTCCTCCTGCTCCCCGCATCCGCCGGGGCCGCCCCCGGCCGCTCCGGCAGGGCCGCCTCGCGGCACTCCGGGCTCGTCTCCTCCCGCCTCACGCTGCCCTCCGGCGTGGCCACGGGCGACGTGTCCTCGAACTCCGCCGTCCTGTGGGCCCGCAGCTCGGGCACCTCCCGCCTGCGCGCCGTGCTCCGCGCCGTGGACGAGTCCGGGCAGGTGCTGCGCGGGCGCTTCGAGCACGGCGTGACCTTGCGCTCGGGCTGGGTCTCCGGTCAGACCGACCACACCGCCAAGATCGTCGCGGGCAGGCTGCCCTCCGGCACCCGCTTCGAGGTCACCTACGCGTTCGAGGACGAGCTGGGCCGCCTCGGCGAGTCCGCCGTCGCCCACTTCACCACGGCCCCCGGCACGCGCTTCGGGAAGAAGACCACCGCCGCGCAGTCCTTCGTGTGGACCGCGGACACCGCGGGCCAGGGGTACGGCATCAACCCCGAGATCGGAGGCATGCGCGGCTACGCGGCCATGCACGCCACCAAGCCGGACTTCTTCCTCCATTCGGGGGACACGATCTACGCCGACAACCCGATCCCCGAGACCGTGGAGGTCAAGGGCGAGCCCACGTGGCGCAACATCACCACCGAGGAGACGTCCAAGGTGGCCGAGACGCTGAACGAGTTCCGCGGCCGTCACCGCTACAACATGATGGACGTCAACCTCCGCGAGATGTACGCGGACGTCCCCGTGATCGCCCAGTGGGACGACCACGAGACCACCAACAACTGGTGGCCCGGCGAGGTCCTCGAGGACCCCCGCTACACGCAGGTGCGGGACGTGGACACGCTCGCCGCCCGCGCCCGCCGCGCGTGGCAGGAGTACATGCCGATCGCCGACGGGCGCGCCCTGCGCGGCGGTGACGGCTTCGAGCCGGCCCGCATCCACCGCAAGATCTCCCGCGGCCCCTCACTCGACGTCTTCGCCCTCGACATGCGCACGTTCAAGGGCGAGAACACCCCCGGTCTCGAGCAGACCGAGACGCCGATCCTCGGCGAGGAGCAGCTGCAGTGGCTCATCCGCGAGCTGCGCGCCTCCACCGCCACGTGGAAGGTGATCGCCAACGACCTCCCGCTGGGCCTCGTCGTCCCGGACGGCAAGGGCCAAGAGTCGATCTCCAACGCGGAGCACGGCGCCCCGCTGGGCCGCGAGCTCGAGCTGGCCCGCCTCCTCAAGGCGATCAAGGACCACGGCGTGAAGAACGTCGTGTTCCTGACCGGAGACGTGCACTACTGCGCGGCCCATCACTACTCCCCCGAGCGCGCGGCGTTCACCGACTTCGAGCCCTTCTGGGAGTTCGTGGCCGGGCCCATCAACGCCGGCTCCTTCGGGCCCAACGCCCTGGACGGCACGTTCGGCCCGCGCCTGGACTTCGAGGCGCACGGCCCCGTCATGGGCTCCCCGCGCACGGGCGAGCACCAGTACTTCGGGCACGTGGAGATCCCCGAGGACGGCCGCGCGTTCCGCGTCCGCCTGATCAACGCGCAGGGCACCACGGTCTACTCGCGCACGCTCACCGCGCGCTGA
- a CDS encoding dicarboxylate/amino acid:cation symporter — MSPSPSEDAARLDTPATADAAPARRPRFGLLARVLTGIVLGIVLGLIAPDWLARTAATFAGLFSGFLGFIVPVLILALVAPAIAELGRGAGRWLGLTAAIAYASTVFGGFLGLAAGLAVFPHLLTPGSISPVTDPTAGQAEAFFTVEMAPPFGVMTALVLAFVMGIGMTLIPRGTLQHGFEELRSIVEKVISGVIVPLLPFYVFATFLTMAAAGGVVEVVLTFLGVIALVFVLTLVLLLVQFAVAGAVARRNPFTALRAMLPAYATALGTSSSAATIPVTLRQVGTLGVRRPVASFVVPLAATIHLAGSTVKIVSFSLAVLVLSGQAVDVPVMIGFIFMLGITMVAAPGVPGGAIVAASGLLASMLGFTEPQVALMVATYLAIDSFGTATNVTGDGAIALIVDRVAGDRITAATGGAGPTEPTGLTPAD; from the coding sequence ATGTCCCCCTCGCCCTCCGAGGACGCCGCGCGCCTCGACACCCCCGCCACGGCCGACGCCGCCCCCGCTCGGCGCCCCCGCTTCGGCCTGCTCGCGCGCGTCCTGACCGGCATCGTCCTGGGCATCGTCCTCGGCCTGATCGCCCCCGACTGGCTCGCCCGCACCGCGGCCACCTTCGCCGGGCTCTTCAGCGGGTTCCTGGGCTTCATCGTCCCGGTCCTGATCCTCGCGCTCGTGGCGCCGGCGATCGCCGAGCTGGGCCGCGGCGCCGGGCGGTGGCTCGGGCTCACCGCGGCGATCGCCTACGCCTCCACCGTGTTCGGCGGATTCCTCGGGCTGGCGGCCGGGCTCGCGGTGTTCCCGCACCTCCTCACGCCCGGCTCCATCTCCCCGGTGACCGACCCCACCGCGGGGCAGGCCGAGGCCTTCTTCACGGTGGAGATGGCGCCGCCGTTCGGCGTCATGACCGCGCTCGTGCTCGCATTCGTGATGGGCATCGGCATGACGCTGATCCCGCGGGGCACCCTGCAGCACGGCTTCGAGGAGCTGCGGAGCATCGTCGAGAAGGTGATCAGCGGCGTGATCGTGCCCCTGCTGCCGTTCTACGTCTTCGCGACGTTCCTGACGATGGCCGCCGCCGGAGGCGTCGTCGAGGTCGTCCTCACGTTCCTGGGCGTCATCGCCCTCGTCTTCGTCCTCACGCTCGTCCTGCTGCTCGTGCAGTTCGCCGTGGCCGGCGCGGTCGCGCGCCGGAACCCGTTCACGGCTCTGCGGGCCATGCTCCCGGCCTACGCCACCGCGCTGGGCACCTCGTCCTCGGCCGCGACCATCCCCGTGACCCTGCGCCAGGTGGGCACGCTCGGCGTCCGCCGTCCGGTGGCCTCCTTCGTGGTGCCCCTCGCCGCGACCATCCACCTGGCCGGGTCCACGGTCAAGATCGTCTCCTTCTCCCTGGCCGTGCTCGTCCTCTCGGGCCAGGCCGTGGACGTCCCCGTGATGATCGGCTTCATCTTCATGCTGGGCATCACGATGGTGGCCGCGCCGGGCGTGCCGGGCGGGGCGATCGTGGCGGCGTCGGGGCTGCTGGCCTCGATGCTCGGCTTCACGGAGCCGCAGGTCGCGCTCATGGTGGCGACCTACCTCGCCATCGACTCGTTCGGCACGGCCACGAACGTGACGGGCGACGGCGCGATCGCGCTCATCGTCGACCGTGTCGCCGGCGACCGCATCACCGCGGCGACGGGCGGCGCAGGCCCCACGGAGCCCACCGGCCTCACGCCCGCCGACTGA
- a CDS encoding bifunctional 3'-5' exonuclease/DNA polymerase, translated as MLIVLGPSPASGGAAAPPDEWSAVVVPDGEGAPEPAVRFRRAQAPDVVRGLPARLGAEAAQVRWVLASVAEAYAPWIAAGVHVDRCWDLGLVQRILTRAASAPGSGVGPTGGPGGAGYRPVCEIPVLEPEDPAAHPRHDPAQDAFFDLPGAAQTGPDALMLAAELRAQRAAVEHSAHPHRLRLLVAAESQGALVAAEIRAAGLPWSRPVHEALLAEQLGPRPPEGERPARLQALAERIGAALGAPGMNPDSQPTLLRALQTAGVTVESTRQWELNRWIEQGGAARQERAALLAPVMEYKALARLWTANGWHWLDQWVGQDGRFHATYLVGGVVTGRWAAHGGGAMQVPSGVRDAVRADPGWTLTVADASQVEPRILAAMARDEALARAGTTPDLYREVAEQGRAAGTALADRARAKVALLGAMYGATTGDSAALMPHLRRLYPAAIGLLERAAAVGEAGGQVSTWLGRWSPAPDEEWLASVADVSTQAAESSARRRRRSAGRFTRNFVVQGTAAEWALCWMGEIRRRLRAAGMATQLVFFVHDEVVLHGPAEEAEAVRALVADAATAAGRLLFGQAPVDFPLTVASMGSYAEAK; from the coding sequence ATGCTCATCGTCCTCGGCCCCTCCCCCGCCTCCGGCGGCGCGGCCGCGCCGCCGGACGAGTGGTCCGCCGTCGTCGTCCCGGACGGCGAGGGCGCCCCCGAGCCCGCGGTGCGCTTCCGCCGCGCCCAGGCGCCCGACGTCGTCCGGGGCCTGCCGGCCCGCCTCGGCGCGGAGGCGGCGCAGGTGCGCTGGGTGCTGGCCTCAGTGGCCGAGGCGTACGCGCCGTGGATCGCCGCGGGCGTGCACGTGGACCGCTGCTGGGACCTCGGGCTCGTGCAGCGGATCCTGACGCGTGCCGCGTCCGCCCCCGGCAGCGGGGTGGGGCCGACCGGCGGCCCGGGCGGCGCGGGCTACCGGCCCGTGTGCGAGATCCCCGTCCTCGAGCCCGAGGACCCCGCCGCCCACCCCCGCCACGATCCCGCCCAGGACGCGTTCTTCGACCTGCCCGGCGCGGCGCAGACCGGGCCGGACGCGCTCATGCTTGCCGCGGAGCTGAGAGCCCAGCGCGCGGCGGTCGAGCACTCGGCGCACCCCCACCGGCTGCGCCTGCTCGTGGCCGCCGAGTCCCAGGGAGCCCTCGTGGCCGCGGAGATCCGCGCCGCCGGCCTGCCGTGGAGCCGGCCCGTGCACGAGGCCCTGCTGGCGGAGCAGCTGGGGCCCCGCCCGCCCGAGGGGGAGCGCCCTGCGCGGCTGCAGGCGCTCGCCGAGCGGATCGGCGCGGCCCTCGGGGCCCCCGGCATGAATCCGGACTCGCAGCCCACGCTCCTGCGGGCCCTGCAGACGGCCGGAGTCACCGTGGAGTCCACGCGGCAGTGGGAGCTGAACCGGTGGATCGAGCAGGGCGGGGCGGCGCGCCAGGAGCGGGCCGCGCTCCTGGCGCCCGTGATGGAGTACAAGGCGCTCGCCCGCCTCTGGACCGCCAACGGCTGGCACTGGCTGGACCAGTGGGTGGGCCAGGACGGCCGCTTCCACGCCACCTACCTGGTGGGCGGCGTCGTCACCGGCCGCTGGGCGGCCCACGGGGGCGGCGCCATGCAGGTGCCCTCCGGAGTGCGCGACGCCGTGCGCGCGGATCCCGGCTGGACCCTCACGGTGGCCGACGCGTCCCAGGTGGAGCCGCGGATCCTCGCGGCGATGGCCCGCGACGAAGCGCTTGCCCGGGCCGGCACCACCCCGGACCTGTACCGCGAGGTCGCCGAGCAGGGACGCGCCGCGGGCACCGCGCTGGCCGACCGCGCCCGCGCCAAGGTGGCGCTGCTCGGGGCGATGTACGGGGCGACGACGGGCGACTCCGCCGCGCTCATGCCGCACCTGCGCCGCCTCTACCCGGCCGCGATCGGCCTGCTCGAGCGCGCGGCCGCGGTGGGCGAGGCCGGGGGTCAGGTCTCCACGTGGCTGGGCCGCTGGTCGCCGGCACCGGATGAGGAATGGCTCGCGTCGGTGGCGGACGTGTCCACGCAGGCGGCCGAGTCCTCGGCCCGACGTCGGCGGCGCTCGGCCGGGCGCTTCACGCGCAACTTCGTGGTGCAGGGCACCGCGGCCGAGTGGGCGCTGTGCTGGATGGGCGAGATCCGCCGGCGGCTGCGGGCCGCGGGGATGGCCACGCAGCTGGTGTTCTTCGTGCACGACGAGGTGGTCCTCCACGGACCCGCGGAGGAGGCCGAGGCGGTGCGCGCCCTCGTGGCGGACGCGGCGACGGCGGCGGGGCGCCTGCTGTTCGGGCAGGCACCCGTGGACTTCCCGCTCACCGTGGCGAGCATGGGGTCCTACGCCGAGGCGAAGTGA
- the arfB gene encoding alternative ribosome rescue aminoacyl-tRNA hydrolase ArfB, which yields MDELRVRPGPGAPRGLRVPADELTERFSHASGPGGQGVNTADSRVQLSLDLATTTALDEAQRARVLDRLATRLHGTVLTVEAHEHRSQRRNRAAARERLAGLVRDAIAPPVPRRPTKPTRGSQRRRLEAKRQRGEVKQARRRPEAH from the coding sequence GTGGATGAGCTGCGCGTCCGCCCCGGCCCCGGCGCACCGCGCGGGCTCCGGGTGCCCGCCGACGAGCTGACGGAGCGGTTCTCCCACGCGTCGGGGCCGGGCGGGCAGGGCGTGAACACCGCGGACTCCCGCGTCCAGCTCAGCCTCGACCTCGCCACGACCACAGCGCTCGACGAGGCCCAGCGCGCGCGGGTCCTGGATCGCCTGGCCACGAGGCTGCACGGAACGGTCCTGACCGTCGAGGCTCACGAGCACCGCTCCCAGCGGCGCAACCGCGCGGCCGCCCGCGAGCGCCTCGCCGGTCTGGTCCGGGACGCGATCGCTCCGCCGGTGCCCCGCCGGCCCACGAAGCCCACGCGCGGGTCCCAGCGCCGCCGCCTCGAGGCGAAGCGGCAGCGCGGCGAGGTCAAGCAGGCGCGCCGACGTCCTGAGGCGCACTGA
- a CDS encoding cation diffusion facilitator family transporter yields MSHTGLEEAPRTTSQDGGGEGLLTVLIALGVNAAIAIVKSVVGAITGSAAMVAEAAHSWADAGNEVFLLLAEKRAVKAADERHPLGYGRAAYVWSMVAAFGLFAVGAAVSVWHGISVWGVDEGESDYTLAYIVLAVAFVLEGYSFLNAHRRVNRDAEERRISRFQFLQRTSDPTLRAVWVEDASALTGLVIAAAAMFLHQVTGDARWDAVGSILVGVLLGVVAVFLLARNMAFLVGEVGDPAVRARALRWLQERPEVVSVSYLHLEYVGPERMLLVGAVDLAGDERESEAAVMLQRVEDTLLEHPNVAAVVLSLSNPGHAPLALDEG; encoded by the coding sequence ATGAGTCACACCGGCCTCGAGGAAGCACCCAGGACGACGTCGCAGGACGGAGGCGGCGAGGGCCTGCTGACCGTCCTCATCGCCCTCGGCGTGAACGCGGCGATCGCGATCGTGAAGTCGGTGGTCGGCGCGATCACCGGATCGGCGGCCATGGTCGCGGAGGCCGCGCACTCGTGGGCGGACGCCGGCAACGAGGTCTTCCTGCTCCTCGCAGAGAAGCGGGCGGTCAAGGCCGCGGACGAGCGGCACCCCCTCGGCTACGGCCGCGCCGCCTACGTGTGGTCCATGGTCGCGGCGTTCGGCCTGTTCGCCGTCGGCGCCGCCGTCTCCGTGTGGCACGGCATCTCGGTGTGGGGCGTGGACGAGGGGGAGTCGGACTACACGCTCGCGTACATCGTGCTCGCCGTCGCCTTCGTGCTCGAGGGCTACTCCTTCCTCAACGCGCATCGCCGCGTGAACCGGGACGCCGAGGAACGGCGCATCAGCCGCTTCCAGTTCCTCCAGCGCACCTCCGACCCCACGCTCCGTGCGGTGTGGGTGGAGGACGCCTCGGCCCTCACGGGCCTCGTGATCGCCGCGGCGGCCATGTTCCTGCACCAGGTCACGGGCGACGCCCGTTGGGACGCCGTCGGCTCCATCCTCGTGGGCGTCCTGCTCGGCGTCGTGGCGGTCTTCCTGCTCGCCCGCAACATGGCGTTCCTCGTCGGCGAGGTGGGTGACCCGGCCGTGCGCGCCCGCGCGCTGCGCTGGCTCCAGGAGCGGCCCGAGGTCGTCTCGGTCAGCTACCTGCACCTCGAGTACGTCGGGCCGGAGCGCATGCTCCTCGTGGGGGCGGTGGACCTGGCCGGGGACGAGCGTGAGAGCGAGGCCGCGGTGATGCTGCAGCGCGTCGAGGACACCCTGCTCGAGCACCCGAACGTCGCCGCGGTCGTGCTCTCGCTCTCCAACCCGGGCCACGCCCCGCTGGCCCTGGACGAGGGCTGA
- a CDS encoding serine hydrolase domain-containing protein, with protein MVTRTLPQLTPARLREIAPYLSRWLATQVETRQVPGAQVAVRIGDELVLSEAFGVADESSGDPLTTDHLFRVASHSKTFTAVAVMRLVEAGRLRLDDTVADLLPRCADTPLAGATVRELLSHTSGAIRDGVDADFWVLDKDFLDPDALLAVVREHGAAYAPQEHFKYSNIGYGVLGAIIEQVTGRDYAEHVADDVVARLGLTDTHPELTDELDRRAAVGHTRAHGTGRDRRRVTIDQATTGALAAATGFVSRAEELSRFFGALALGRRELLTDRTLRLMHRAEARFERGTGTGTYGLGLIGTTVGERRMVGHSGGFPGQITRTLVDPTDGLAVCVLTNAVDGPAEALAVGLVQLVDLLTAPAADWQALPDGVAPADLDRLTGRYVSLWGEMDIVRGGDRLVRLDPTTPGPLDAKEELRALDATTLRVEDTDGFVAAGERIPFELDDDGRVTRVRVTGVSSWPEEAFLARRGEHWARGDAGSAQE; from the coding sequence ATGGTCACCCGCACGCTGCCGCAGCTCACCCCCGCCCGCCTCCGCGAGATCGCCCCCTACCTCTCCCGATGGCTCGCCACGCAGGTGGAGACCCGCCAGGTCCCGGGCGCTCAGGTCGCCGTCCGGATCGGGGACGAGCTGGTCCTCTCCGAGGCGTTCGGCGTCGCGGACGAGTCCTCGGGCGATCCCCTCACCACGGACCACCTCTTCCGGGTGGCCAGCCACTCCAAGACGTTCACCGCCGTCGCCGTGATGCGCCTCGTCGAGGCCGGCCGCCTGCGGCTGGACGACACCGTGGCCGACCTCCTCCCGCGCTGCGCGGACACCCCCCTCGCAGGCGCCACCGTCCGCGAGCTGCTCAGCCATACCTCCGGCGCGATCCGCGACGGCGTGGACGCCGACTTCTGGGTGCTCGACAAGGACTTCCTCGACCCGGATGCCCTCCTCGCGGTCGTCCGGGAGCACGGCGCCGCCTATGCCCCGCAGGAGCACTTCAAGTACTCGAACATCGGCTACGGGGTCCTCGGCGCGATCATCGAGCAGGTCACGGGCCGGGACTACGCCGAGCACGTGGCGGACGACGTCGTCGCGCGCCTGGGCCTGACGGACACCCACCCCGAGCTCACGGACGAGCTCGACCGCCGTGCCGCCGTCGGCCACACCCGCGCGCACGGCACGGGCCGCGACCGCCGGCGCGTGACCATCGACCAGGCCACCACCGGCGCGCTCGCGGCCGCCACCGGCTTCGTCTCCCGCGCCGAGGAGCTCAGCAGGTTCTTCGGCGCCCTCGCGCTGGGGCGCAGGGAGCTCCTCACCGACCGCACCCTGCGCCTCATGCACCGCGCCGAGGCCAGGTTCGAGCGCGGCACCGGCACGGGCACCTACGGACTCGGCCTCATCGGAACGACGGTGGGGGAGCGGCGGATGGTCGGCCACTCGGGCGGGTTCCCCGGGCAGATCACCCGCACGCTCGTGGACCCGACGGACGGGCTCGCGGTCTGCGTCCTCACCAACGCGGTGGACGGGCCGGCCGAGGCGCTCGCCGTGGGGCTCGTCCAGCTCGTGGACCTGCTCACGGCGCCCGCCGCGGACTGGCAGGCCCTGCCCGACGGCGTCGCACCCGCCGATCTGGACCGCCTCACCGGCCGCTACGTCTCGCTGTGGGGGGAGATGGACATCGTGCGCGGCGGTGACCGGCTCGTCCGCCTCGACCCCACCACCCCCGGCCCCCTCGACGCGAAGGAGGAGCTGCGCGCCCTGGACGCCACCACGCTGCGCGTGGAGGACACGGACGGCTTCGTCGCCGCGGGGGAGCGCATCCCCTTCGAGCTCGACGACGACGGGCGTGTCACCCGGGTGCGCGTCACCGGCGTCAGCAGCTGGCCCGAGGAGGCGTTCCTGGCCCGGCGCGGCGAGCACTGGGCGCGGGGGGACGCCGGGTCCGCCCAGGAGTGA